A portion of the Streptomyces platensis genome contains these proteins:
- a CDS encoding TetR/AcrR family transcriptional regulator, with product MTAVAACVKSGKQEQQPRLRADALRNRERIIAAARETMVEFGAEVPLDEIARRAGVGNATLYRHFADRLELIHHVTLSVMSRTADRAESALAEEADAFQALRRFVHAAVEERIGALCPLLADGVDRDHPDLCAARDRLEAAVEAVMAAARDSGQLRTDIAVGDLMVAITQLTRPLPGSRCPNFDQFVHRHLQLFLDGLQAPARSELPGAAATLDDLRRRS from the coding sequence GTGACCGCCGTCGCCGCATGCGTGAAGTCCGGGAAGCAGGAGCAGCAGCCCCGGCTGCGGGCCGATGCGCTGCGCAACCGGGAGCGGATCATCGCGGCCGCCCGCGAGACGATGGTCGAGTTCGGGGCCGAGGTCCCGCTCGATGAGATCGCCCGGCGCGCGGGTGTCGGTAATGCGACGCTCTATCGTCACTTCGCGGATCGCCTGGAGTTGATCCACCACGTCACGCTGTCCGTCATGTCCCGTACCGCGGACCGCGCGGAGAGCGCCCTCGCCGAGGAGGCCGATGCCTTCCAGGCGCTGAGGCGCTTTGTCCACGCCGCGGTGGAGGAGCGGATCGGGGCGTTGTGCCCGCTGCTCGCCGACGGTGTCGACCGCGACCACCCCGATCTGTGCGCCGCGCGGGATCGTCTGGAGGCGGCCGTCGAGGCCGTCATGGCCGCCGCCCGCGACAGCGGCCAGCTGCGCACCGACATCGCCGTCGGTGATCTGATGGTCGCGATCACCCAGCTCACCCGGCCGCTGCCGGGCAGCCGCTGTCCGAACTTCGACCAGTTCGTGCACCGGCATCTGCAACTGTTCCTGGACGGTCTCCAGGCACCCGCCCGCTCCGAACTCCCCGGCGCCGCCGCCACTTTGGATGACTTGAGGCGCCGCTCGTAA
- a CDS encoding M6 family metalloprotease domain-containing protein: protein MKHKVSAVLAAGAATAAAAIALGSPPSAVAIPSAPGAPPRGPCALRGISDDVAESAETPAGFSRSSGAVEALTLFIDFPDAHATMSPGDRFAEFFPAATDYFRTSSYGRLTYRPRPLLRWIRMSRPLAAYGIQRGAGFDPASDGGYHALSREVVRAVDPLVDFRDYDVINIIATPNAGPPATRTVLSVTFSGGDMGLRTADGVPFRNASFIWSRQSGLSAFRVLNHENAHSFGLPDLYFTDGRDAPPPAGHWDPMDEDWGPSNDFVGWHKWKLGWLSADQVHCVPHRGTPGEHTLTPVSARGGTKIVVIPTSPHTALVAEARTRGLLDPTVCRPGILIYRVATHVPSGRGPLRIVDATPHSGGCYRDNKYVDPELTDATFRPGDTYTDRTTGAAITVLTENPDGTYRVRVTPARA from the coding sequence ATGAAGCACAAGGTATCCGCGGTCCTGGCCGCCGGCGCGGCCACCGCCGCCGCGGCGATAGCCCTGGGCTCACCGCCCAGCGCCGTGGCCATACCCTCGGCGCCCGGCGCCCCGCCGCGCGGCCCGTGTGCGCTGCGCGGCATCAGCGACGACGTCGCCGAATCCGCCGAGACCCCCGCCGGTTTCTCCCGCTCGTCCGGCGCCGTGGAGGCCCTCACCCTCTTCATCGACTTCCCGGACGCCCACGCCACGATGTCCCCCGGCGACCGCTTCGCCGAGTTCTTCCCGGCCGCGACGGACTACTTCCGCACCAGCTCGTACGGCAGGCTGACCTACCGCCCCAGGCCGCTGCTCCGATGGATCCGTATGTCCCGGCCGCTCGCGGCGTACGGCATCCAGCGCGGCGCCGGCTTCGACCCGGCCTCGGACGGCGGCTACCACGCCCTCTCCCGGGAAGTCGTACGCGCCGTCGACCCCCTCGTCGACTTCCGCGACTACGACGTCATCAACATCATCGCCACCCCCAACGCGGGGCCGCCCGCCACCCGTACGGTCCTTTCGGTCACCTTCAGCGGTGGCGACATGGGGCTGCGGACCGCCGACGGGGTGCCGTTCCGGAACGCGTCGTTCATCTGGAGCCGGCAATCCGGGCTGAGCGCCTTCCGCGTCCTCAACCACGAGAACGCCCACAGCTTCGGCCTGCCCGACCTCTACTTCACGGACGGCCGCGACGCCCCGCCCCCCGCGGGGCACTGGGACCCGATGGACGAGGACTGGGGGCCGAGCAATGACTTCGTCGGCTGGCACAAGTGGAAACTCGGCTGGCTCTCCGCCGATCAGGTGCACTGCGTCCCGCACCGCGGGACACCCGGCGAACACACCCTCACCCCGGTCTCCGCCCGCGGCGGCACAAAGATCGTCGTCATCCCGACCTCCCCGCACACCGCCCTGGTGGCCGAGGCCCGCACCCGCGGCCTGCTGGACCCGACGGTCTGCCGCCCCGGCATCCTCATCTACCGCGTCGCCACCCACGTCCCCTCGGGCCGCGGCCCCCTCCGCATCGTGGACGCCACCCCGCACAGCGGCGGCTGCTACCGCGACAACAAATACGTCGACCCGGAACTGACCGACGCCACCTTCCGCCCCGGCGACACCTACACCGACCGCACCACCGGCGCAGCCATCACGGTCCTGACGGAAAACCCGGACGGCACCTATCGCGTACGGGTAACCCCGGCACGCGCCTAG
- a CDS encoding TetR family transcriptional regulator, producing MSHSLGVRQAQKQKTRQALLDAALGLLEEQSLSSLGLREVTRVVGVAPTAFYRHFRDMGELGVALVEEALGSLHVMVRAILAEQDRAEERIDRTVAVVQQHVRHHPLHIRFVARERHGGVRDVRLAIAGELDRFAEEVAAALKSQPVSEGWRDDDVRMLAELYVDRLVTTAAALLDAEADGAEGAAEQVVRVARRQLRLISVGRRHWLAEGRGKGAEGAG from the coding sequence ATGAGTCACAGTCTTGGAGTCCGGCAGGCCCAGAAACAGAAGACCCGTCAGGCGTTGCTCGATGCGGCGCTCGGGCTGCTGGAGGAGCAGAGCCTGAGCAGCCTGGGGTTGCGGGAGGTCACGCGGGTGGTGGGGGTCGCCCCGACCGCGTTCTACCGGCACTTCCGGGACATGGGGGAGCTGGGCGTCGCCCTGGTCGAGGAGGCGTTGGGGAGTCTGCATGTGATGGTGCGGGCGATCCTCGCCGAGCAGGACCGGGCCGAGGAGCGGATCGACCGTACGGTCGCGGTCGTACAGCAGCATGTGCGCCACCATCCGCTGCACATCCGGTTCGTGGCGCGCGAGCGGCATGGCGGGGTGCGGGATGTGCGGCTGGCCATCGCGGGGGAGCTGGACCGGTTCGCGGAGGAGGTCGCGGCGGCGCTCAAGTCCCAGCCGGTGTCGGAGGGCTGGCGCGATGACGATGTGCGGATGCTGGCCGAGCTGTATGTGGACCGGTTGGTGACGACGGCCGCGGCGCTGCTCGATGCCGAGGCGGACGGTGCGGAGGGGGCGGCCGAGCAGGTCGTACGGGTGGCGCGGCGTCAGCTGCGGCTGATCAGCGTCGGACGGCGGCACTGGCTGGCGGAGGGGAGGGGGAAGGGGGCGGAGGGTGCGGGGTAG
- a CDS encoding ImmA/IrrE family metallo-endopeptidase, translating to MERRLRQELRELGIQPPLDVAALCKALGTKWGRDIELQPAPLPQPGPLGLLVETPEADVILYQEETTRLHQDHIILHEIGHMLAHHEGGSVDPDAMVPRVEPGGAHKVLRRCSYDDQKECDAELVATIILEWALVLDNVTAPLSADPSVRQVQAALGDYRGWL from the coding sequence ATGGAGCGGCGCCTGCGGCAGGAGCTGCGGGAGCTGGGCATCCAGCCGCCGCTGGACGTCGCAGCGCTGTGCAAGGCTCTGGGCACGAAGTGGGGGCGCGACATCGAGTTGCAGCCTGCGCCGCTGCCTCAGCCGGGCCCCCTGGGGCTTCTGGTCGAGACGCCCGAGGCCGACGTCATTCTCTACCAGGAGGAGACCACCCGTCTCCACCAAGATCACATCATCCTGCACGAGATCGGCCACATGCTGGCCCACCACGAGGGCGGCAGTGTCGATCCGGACGCCATGGTCCCGCGCGTGGAACCCGGGGGCGCACACAAGGTACTCCGGCGTTGTTCGTACGACGACCAGAAGGAATGCGATGCAGAACTCGTAGCGACAATCATTCTGGAGTGGGCCTTGGTGCTCGACAACGTGACCGCGCCCCTTTCCGCAGACCCCTCAGTCCGCCAGGTGCAGGCCGCCCTCGGCGACTACCGAGGGTGGTTGTAG
- a CDS encoding sensor histidine kinase, whose protein sequence is MHLMLWVVMVLTIASVLQSRPHPGVTGERLVISLALAGCVLSLTIAALARDTAKSEAATAALSLVLGVSGNTLAFLQSASMAVVPVSTAVALVFARLRPRLAVLLAAPQTVAIAAITAYVSPSRNAFQVAVACALLCVVLGAVYVFARQARLRHDHTELLLAELEDSREAQARAAAVAERTRIARELHDILAQSLSALAVQLEGARKLAERDQVASALHQLIVRSGELTREGLSDARRAVAALRGDDIPMADQLTTLVGRCRRDLALPITLSVAGQPRTLAPETNLALYRGAQEALTNIARYAAGSPTAVVLHYTPQATVLTISDQGRAARTDNDGAGTNGAVTPVEAWTGSGNGLRGMRERIEQVGGVTHAGPAGQGWIVEMEIPA, encoded by the coding sequence ATGCACCTGATGCTGTGGGTGGTCATGGTCCTCACCATCGCTTCAGTCCTGCAGAGCCGGCCGCACCCAGGAGTGACCGGCGAACGCCTCGTCATCAGCCTGGCGCTGGCCGGGTGCGTGCTGTCACTGACCATCGCGGCCCTGGCCCGCGACACCGCGAAGTCGGAGGCGGCCACGGCCGCACTGTCGTTGGTCCTCGGTGTCAGCGGCAATACGCTGGCGTTCCTCCAGTCGGCCTCCATGGCAGTCGTCCCCGTCTCCACTGCCGTGGCGCTGGTCTTCGCGCGCTTGCGGCCTCGCCTCGCCGTCCTGCTGGCCGCACCCCAGACCGTGGCGATCGCGGCCATCACCGCATACGTCAGTCCGTCCCGCAACGCGTTCCAGGTTGCGGTGGCCTGCGCGCTGCTCTGCGTGGTGCTCGGCGCCGTCTACGTCTTCGCCCGTCAGGCCCGGCTGCGACACGACCACACGGAGCTGCTGCTCGCCGAGCTCGAGGACTCTCGTGAGGCACAGGCACGTGCCGCCGCCGTCGCCGAACGCACGCGGATCGCCCGGGAACTGCACGACATCCTGGCGCAGTCCCTGTCCGCGCTTGCCGTGCAGTTGGAGGGCGCCCGCAAGCTCGCCGAGCGCGACCAGGTCGCCTCGGCCCTGCACCAGTTGATCGTACGCAGCGGCGAACTGACCCGGGAGGGCCTCTCCGACGCGCGAAGGGCCGTCGCCGCCTTGCGCGGGGACGACATACCCATGGCCGACCAGCTCACGACCCTGGTCGGCCGGTGCCGCCGCGACCTCGCGCTGCCGATCACACTGTCAGTGGCCGGGCAGCCCCGAACGCTGGCGCCGGAGACGAACCTCGCGCTCTATCGGGGAGCCCAGGAAGCGCTCACCAACATCGCCCGATACGCGGCCGGTTCACCCACCGCCGTGGTGCTGCACTACACCCCCCAGGCCACCGTACTGACCATCTCGGACCAGGGCCGGGCTGCCCGCACGGACAACGACGGCGCCGGGACCAACGGTGCCGTGACACCCGTCGAAGCGTGGACGGGCAGTGGAAACGGGCTGCGGGGCATGCGCGAGCGCATCGAACAGGTCGGCGGCGTCACCCACGCCGGGCCCGCAGGACAGGGTTGGATCGTGGAGATGGAGATTCCGGCATGA
- a CDS encoding response regulator transcription factor: protein MSDSVAPIKVLVADDQRVTREGLMLLVGLNAGMEVVGGAADGAEAVALALEHHPDIVLMDLAMPGTDGLAATRTLREEAPAIAVLVLTTYADDASVFPVLRAGAKGYLTKDAGADEIEQAIRAVHNGRVWMDPVVQERLVTAVTSGLPPQSEAVPNGDAPASPTTAPEPAQPRWDILAPLPERLTAREAEVLALIAQGLSNAEISERLFLSRATVKTHINRIFAKTGVRDRAQAVRYAYRAGLAD, encoded by the coding sequence ATGAGCGATTCCGTGGCCCCTATCAAGGTGCTGGTCGCCGATGACCAGCGGGTGACCCGCGAGGGCCTGATGCTGCTGGTCGGCCTGAATGCGGGCATGGAGGTCGTGGGTGGTGCGGCCGACGGCGCGGAGGCGGTGGCGCTGGCCCTCGAGCACCACCCGGATATCGTGCTGATGGACCTGGCGATGCCCGGCACGGACGGTCTCGCCGCAACCCGGACGCTGCGCGAGGAAGCCCCGGCGATCGCGGTGCTGGTGCTGACGACCTACGCGGACGACGCGTCGGTCTTCCCCGTGCTGCGAGCGGGGGCGAAGGGATATCTCACCAAGGACGCGGGCGCGGATGAGATCGAACAGGCGATCCGGGCCGTCCACAACGGCCGGGTCTGGATGGATCCGGTGGTGCAGGAACGTCTGGTCACGGCTGTCACCTCGGGCCTGCCGCCCCAGTCCGAGGCGGTTCCGAACGGCGACGCGCCGGCTTCCCCGACCACCGCACCCGAACCAGCTCAGCCGAGGTGGGACATCCTCGCCCCGCTGCCAGAGCGGTTGACTGCCCGTGAGGCGGAGGTCCTGGCACTGATCGCGCAGGGGCTGTCCAATGCCGAAATCAGTGAACGCCTCTTCCTTAGCCGCGCGACGGTCAAGACGCATATCAACCGTATCTTCGCGAAGACCGGCGTACGTGATCGCGCACAGGCCGTCCGCTACGCCTATCGCGCCGGACTGGCGGACTGA